Proteins co-encoded in one Christiangramia fulva genomic window:
- the recJ gene encoding single-stranded-DNA-specific exonuclease RecJ — protein MRWTIKPKPDSETLRKLAEKLEVGEPVAGLLVQRNITTFEEARKFFRPDLEDLHDPFLMKDMDRAVNRIEEAIENQENILVYGDYDVDGTSSVALMSSFLKFRYPNVATYIPDRYDEGYGISYKGIDFAADNDISLIIALDCGIKEIEKVAYAKEKGIDFIICDHHRPGKDIPDAVAVLDPKRSDCDYPYDELCGCGVGFKLIQAITRKNGENEEILLPYLDLVATAIAADIVPITGENRILAYHGMNVINVAPRKGLECLLGERKNINITDVVFIAAPRINAAGRMKHGQHAVNLLTEEDEITAKKLAQEIEEFNSERRNTDKLITEEAKKQIISLQEESRLTTVVFSENWHKGVIGIVASRLTETWYRPTLVFTKSGDKLAASARSVKGFDVYEALEGCKDHIEQFGGHKYAAGLTLLESEYENFKRKFEEVVSETIDRKLLTPEISIDAELSLKDITPKFYRILKQFGPFGPGNMSPVFLSRGLIDTGFGKCVGEDGKHLKCQVKQEDAGPAFEVIGFNLGEKLELIKNHKRFDAVYSLDENTWNGRTTIQLKLKDIMAAI, from the coding sequence ATGCGCTGGACTATAAAACCTAAACCTGATTCTGAAACCCTTAGAAAGCTAGCTGAAAAGCTTGAAGTAGGCGAACCTGTTGCGGGACTTTTGGTGCAGCGGAATATTACCACTTTTGAGGAAGCGCGTAAATTCTTCAGGCCGGATCTCGAAGATCTCCATGATCCCTTTTTGATGAAAGATATGGACCGCGCGGTAAACCGTATTGAAGAGGCTATTGAAAATCAAGAGAACATTCTGGTTTATGGCGATTATGATGTAGATGGTACCAGCAGTGTGGCGCTGATGTCTTCTTTTCTCAAATTCCGTTATCCAAACGTGGCGACTTATATTCCAGATCGTTATGATGAAGGTTATGGAATTTCGTATAAAGGGATCGATTTTGCAGCTGATAATGATATTTCACTGATCATCGCGCTCGACTGCGGGATTAAAGAGATTGAAAAGGTGGCATATGCAAAAGAAAAAGGGATCGATTTTATAATTTGTGACCACCACCGGCCGGGCAAAGATATTCCTGATGCCGTGGCGGTGCTTGATCCAAAAAGGAGTGATTGCGATTATCCCTATGATGAACTTTGTGGTTGTGGCGTTGGTTTTAAGTTAATCCAGGCTATCACGCGCAAGAATGGCGAAAATGAGGAAATCCTGTTGCCGTATCTTGATCTTGTGGCAACTGCCATAGCCGCTGATATCGTTCCGATTACTGGAGAGAATCGAATTCTTGCTTACCACGGAATGAATGTCATCAATGTCGCTCCACGTAAAGGCCTTGAATGCCTGCTTGGCGAAAGGAAAAACATCAATATTACCGATGTGGTTTTTATCGCTGCTCCAAGGATAAACGCTGCAGGAAGGATGAAGCACGGGCAACATGCCGTAAATCTTCTTACTGAAGAAGATGAAATCACCGCGAAGAAACTCGCGCAGGAAATTGAAGAATTTAATTCGGAGCGGCGCAATACCGATAAGCTGATCACCGAAGAGGCGAAAAAGCAGATCATTTCCCTTCAGGAAGAAAGCCGGCTCACTACAGTTGTTTTTAGCGAAAACTGGCATAAAGGCGTTATTGGTATTGTGGCTTCACGTCTTACCGAAACCTGGTATCGCCCGACCCTTGTTTTTACCAAAAGCGGCGACAAACTTGCGGCTTCGGCAAGATCGGTGAAAGGCTTTGATGTTTATGAAGCTCTGGAAGGCTGTAAAGATCATATCGAACAGTTTGGAGGCCATAAATATGCTGCGGGTCTCACTTTACTCGAATCGGAATATGAAAATTTCAAGCGCAAATTCGAGGAAGTGGTTTCAGAAACAATAGATCGGAAACTGCTCACTCCGGAAATAAGTATTGATGCGGAACTTTCTTTAAAAGATATTACTCCGAAATTTTATCGAATTCTGAAACAATTCGGCCCCTTTGGACCGGGTAATATGTCTCCGGTTTTTCTTAGCCGCGGACTTATAGATACCGGTTTTGGAAAATGCGTGGGCGAGGACGGAAAACATCTTAAATGTCAGGTAAAACAGGAAGATGCCGGTCCGGCCTTTGAAGTAATCGGATTTAATCTGGGAGAGAAACTCGAACTCATAAAAAACCACAAACGTTTCGATGCGGTTTACAGCCTCGATGAAAACACGTGGAATGGAAGAACAACTATCCAGTTAAAACTGAAAGATATAATGGCTGCAATTTAA
- a CDS encoding uracil-DNA glycosylase family protein has translation MQELLCRIRDCRVCEDHLPLGPNPIIEANKKSKIVLISQAPGRIVHNTNKAWNDQSGKKLREWLDVDEKTFYNPDNFAILPMGFCYPGKAKSGDLPPRKECAPMWHSAVWRELENVELKILIGSYACNYYLGDNRNLTEKVKNYRDYFPEFWPLPHPSPVNRFWRTKNPWFEEEIIPEFQQKIREILL, from the coding sequence ATGCAGGAACTTTTATGCAGAATACGAGATTGCCGGGTTTGTGAAGATCATCTTCCGCTAGGCCCTAATCCTATTATTGAAGCGAATAAAAAGTCAAAAATCGTTTTGATAAGCCAGGCGCCGGGAAGGATCGTGCACAATACCAATAAGGCATGGAATGATCAAAGCGGGAAAAAACTAAGGGAATGGCTGGACGTTGACGAAAAGACTTTTTATAATCCTGATAATTTTGCCATCCTTCCCATGGGATTTTGCTATCCGGGAAAAGCGAAGAGCGGCGACCTGCCTCCCAGAAAAGAATGTGCGCCCATGTGGCATTCAGCGGTTTGGCGGGAACTGGAAAATGTAGAACTGAAAATTCTTATTGGCTCTTATGCCTGTAATTACTATTTAGGAGATAATAGAAATCTTACTGAAAAAGTAAAAAATTATCGCGATTATTTCCCTGAATTCTGGCCCCTGCCGCATCCCTCGCCAGTGAACCGCTTCTGGCGAACGAAAAATCCCTGGTTTGAAGAGGAAATTATCCCGGAATTTCAACAGAAAATAAGAGAAATTTTATTGTGA
- a CDS encoding helix-turn-helix domain-containing protein — protein sequence MKSINVERIKLARESRGYSQSALAKNLNSISQSMLSKIEKGFADCSAETLSEFSNVLNYPESFFLKKHQAYQIKEFYYRKNLSTTVTKNKILEAKINIISSHISELLDSVEIDVDLPYTNINKLELTPERFAEQVRGYFKIPKGPIKNLINCLEKRGVIIHFVDFDETYKFSGINFHTKEGVPVILINSNHSNSRKIFTIAHELGHLLMHENFIVSDNMKSIEEEANSFASNFLMPRGDIKPDLYNLTESKLGSLKRYWKVSMQALLYRAKYLGCLSAPQYRRWITKINYHGWRKKEPFEFLIEEPELLSKVLLLHFEDLQYEKNEIFEMLAISESEFKEIYSLDKIAKYTGERVRKIKVSI from the coding sequence ATGAAATCAATAAATGTTGAGAGAATAAAATTGGCTAGAGAGAGTAGGGGGTATTCTCAGTCAGCCTTAGCAAAGAATTTAAATTCGATTTCTCAAAGTATGCTTTCAAAGATTGAGAAAGGTTTTGCAGATTGTTCAGCTGAGACTTTGTCAGAATTTTCTAATGTTTTGAATTATCCCGAAAGTTTCTTTTTAAAAAAGCACCAAGCATATCAAATAAAAGAATTTTACTATCGAAAAAACCTGAGCACTACTGTTACAAAAAATAAAATTTTAGAAGCAAAAATAAATATTATTTCTAGTCATATATCTGAACTACTCGATAGTGTAGAAATAGATGTCGATCTTCCATACACTAATATTAATAAGCTAGAATTAACTCCTGAAAGATTTGCTGAGCAGGTAAGAGGGTACTTTAAAATACCTAAAGGGCCTATCAAAAATTTAATTAATTGTCTGGAAAAAAGAGGAGTTATAATTCATTTTGTGGATTTTGATGAAACTTATAAGTTTTCTGGGATCAATTTTCATACTAAAGAAGGAGTACCTGTTATTCTAATAAATTCCAATCATTCCAATTCCAGAAAAATTTTCACAATCGCTCATGAATTAGGTCACCTTCTTATGCATGAAAATTTTATTGTATCGGATAATATGAAATCTATAGAAGAAGAAGCAAATTCATTTGCTTCCAATTTTTTAATGCCTAGAGGTGATATTAAACCGGATCTATATAATCTAACAGAATCCAAATTAGGTAGTTTGAAAAGATACTGGAAGGTTTCTATGCAGGCTTTACTTTATCGGGCAAAGTATTTAGGATGTTTATCTGCACCACAATATAGAAGGTGGATTACGAAGATTAATTATCACGGATGGAGAAAAAAGGAGCCTTTTGAATTTTTAATTGAAGAACCAGAATTATTAAGTAAAGTTTTACTACTTCATTTTGAAGATCTTCAATATGAAAAGAATGAAATTTTTGAAATGTTAGCAATTAGTGAATCAGAATTTAAAGAAATTTACTCTTTAGATAAGATTGCTAAATATACTGGAGAGAGAGTGAGAAAAATTAAAGTTAGTATTTAA
- the rsmI gene encoding 16S rRNA (cytidine(1402)-2'-O)-methyltransferase, with protein MAKLFLVPTPIGNLEDMTFRAIRVLKEADLILAEDTRNSGKLLKHFEIETPMQSHHMHNEHKTVEGIVSRIKAGETIALISDAGTPAISDPGFLLTRACVEAGIEVDCLPGATAFVPALVNSGLPNDKFVFEGFLPVKKGRQTRLKFLAEETRTLIFYESPHKLLKTLGNFVEYFGEERQVSVSREISKLHEETIRGTAAEVLQHYSENPPKGEIVIIVEGKS; from the coding sequence ATGGCCAAACTTTTTCTGGTTCCAACTCCTATCGGCAATCTGGAAGATATGACCTTTCGTGCGATAAGGGTGTTGAAGGAGGCTGACCTCATCCTCGCCGAAGATACCCGCAACAGCGGAAAACTTCTGAAACATTTCGAAATTGAAACTCCCATGCAGAGCCATCATATGCACAATGAGCATAAAACGGTTGAGGGCATTGTTTCACGTATAAAAGCAGGAGAAACAATAGCATTGATCAGTGATGCCGGCACCCCGGCAATTTCCGACCCCGGATTTTTACTCACCCGTGCCTGTGTGGAAGCAGGTATTGAAGTTGATTGTTTGCCGGGAGCGACTGCGTTTGTTCCGGCTTTGGTGAATAGTGGGCTGCCGAATGACAAATTCGTTTTCGAAGGATTTCTTCCCGTAAAGAAAGGCAGACAAACACGTTTGAAGTTTTTGGCAGAAGAAACAAGAACTCTCATTTTTTATGAATCTCCTCATAAACTGCTGAAAACGCTCGGGAATTTTGTGGAATATTTTGGGGAAGAAAGGCAGGTTTCTGTTTCAAGGGAAATATCAAAACTTCATGAGGAAACCATTCGCGGCACAGCAGCTGAGGTTCTTCAGCATTACTCCGAAAATCCTCCCAAAGGAGAAATAGTTATCATAGTAGAAGGCAAATCCTGA